From Corynebacterium frankenforstense DSM 45800, the proteins below share one genomic window:
- a CDS encoding DHA2 family efflux MFS transporter permease subunit: protein MTQASTRPWHALGALCVGLFVTLLDQSFVAVALPDIQRELGASVNQAVWVSAVYLLTFAVPLLVTGRLGDRFGQRTVYLCGMAIFTACAAGCAMAPTIEALIVLRACQGFGASLVNPQPLSVINRVFPADHRGQAMGVWSAVAGSTGMFGPVLGGLIVGIADWRFAFAAYVPLGLVSLLLVSRWVPRLERTAAHVDPVSALVSLVAVLGVVFALQEGPELGWGPELIAVLIVGLAAGVGFVWLQARAGRTGREALMPLELFANNNFARGALAVATLGFAVYAVHLPIMLYLQQVKGMDPRHAGLMMIPMGVLSVIVAPMAGRLTDRLAPGLISKTGFGFLIAAMCSFAVVMWLEAPVMWTLAPICLLGVANGACWSPNSTISMRGLPEHLVGAGSGVYNTSRQVGAVLGAASLGAVLQVGTGPLGQAGALAVGMLLPVGGLLVGLYAVSGFRATTRVRSQDAAG, encoded by the coding sequence GTGACGCAGGCTTCCACGCGGCCGTGGCACGCGCTCGGGGCGCTGTGCGTGGGCCTCTTCGTCACGCTGCTCGACCAGTCCTTCGTGGCGGTGGCCCTGCCGGACATCCAGCGTGAGCTGGGCGCCTCGGTCAACCAGGCGGTGTGGGTCTCGGCGGTCTACCTGCTGACCTTCGCGGTGCCGCTCTTGGTCACCGGACGCCTCGGCGACCGGTTCGGGCAGCGCACGGTCTACCTGTGCGGCATGGCGATCTTCACCGCGTGCGCGGCCGGCTGCGCGATGGCGCCGACGATCGAGGCGCTGATCGTGCTGCGCGCCTGCCAGGGCTTCGGCGCCTCGCTGGTCAACCCCCAGCCGCTCAGCGTGATCAACCGGGTCTTCCCGGCGGACCACCGCGGCCAGGCGATGGGGGTGTGGTCGGCCGTGGCGGGCTCGACGGGGATGTTCGGGCCGGTGCTCGGCGGGTTGATCGTCGGGATCGCCGACTGGCGCTTCGCGTTCGCGGCCTACGTGCCGCTGGGCCTGGTCTCGCTGCTGCTGGTCTCGCGCTGGGTGCCGCGCCTGGAGCGCACGGCCGCGCACGTCGACCCGGTCAGTGCGCTGGTCTCGCTGGTCGCGGTGCTCGGCGTGGTCTTCGCGCTGCAGGAGGGCCCGGAGCTCGGCTGGGGCCCGGAGCTTATCGCGGTGCTGATCGTGGGGCTGGCCGCGGGTGTGGGCTTCGTGTGGCTGCAGGCCCGTGCCGGGCGCACCGGTAGGGAGGCGCTGATGCCGCTGGAGCTCTTCGCCAACAACAACTTCGCCCGCGGCGCGCTGGCGGTGGCCACGCTCGGCTTCGCGGTCTACGCGGTGCACCTGCCGATCATGCTGTACCTGCAGCAGGTCAAGGGCATGGACCCGCGGCACGCGGGGCTGATGATGATCCCGATGGGCGTCCTCTCGGTGATCGTCGCGCCGATGGCCGGCAGGCTGACCGACCGGCTGGCGCCGGGGCTGATCTCGAAGACGGGCTTCGGCTTCCTCATCGCGGCGATGTGCTCGTTCGCGGTGGTGATGTGGCTTGAGGCTCCGGTGATGTGGACGCTGGCGCCGATCTGCCTGCTGGGTGTGGCCAACGGGGCGTGCTGGTCGCCGAACTCGACGATCTCGATGCGGGGGCTGCCCGAGCACCTGGTGGGGGCGGGCTCGGGGGTCTACAACACCTCCCGGCAGGTCGGCGCGGTGCTCGGCGCGGCCTCGCTGGGCGCGGTGCTGCAGGTGGGCACCGGGCCGCTGGGTCAGGCCGGCGCGCTGGCCGTGGGCATGCTGCTGCCGGTCGGCGGGCTGCTGGTGGGGCTCTACGCGGTCTCCGGTTTCCGCGCGACGACGCGGGTGCGCTCGCAGGACGCGGCCGGGTAG